One Halarcobacter ebronensis genomic window carries:
- the tilS gene encoding tRNA lysidine(34) synthetase TilS — protein MKINRINTKKNLLAFSGGVDSTALFFTLLENSIPFDIAIVNYNLREQSKEEVTYAKELAQKYEKKIFIKDANFENNSNFEKQARDFRYEFFSEIIEKNCYETLITAHQLNDRLEWFFMQLSRGAGILELVSFEEKTTYKNYEILRPLINTSRDEIINYLEKNSIRYFVDESNFDEKYRRNYFRKNFSNKFLQEFKSGVKKSFEYLEKDISSLNIRNEAIYQEKELEIFKNLEDNNLNIRVIDLSLKRRGFLLTKDQRDEILKQKEIVVSHKISIAITEDYIFIAPYKISKMEKEFKEKCRIKKIPKNIRVYLYEEKVEKLFKII, from the coding sequence ATGAAAATTAATAGAATCAACACCAAAAAAAATCTTCTAGCCTTTTCAGGAGGGGTTGATTCTACTGCTCTTTTTTTTACTCTATTAGAAAATAGTATTCCCTTTGATATTGCTATTGTAAACTACAATCTAAGAGAACAATCTAAAGAGGAAGTTACATATGCAAAAGAGTTAGCACAGAAATATGAAAAAAAGATATTTATCAAAGATGCTAACTTTGAGAACAATTCAAATTTTGAAAAACAAGCAAGAGATTTTAGATATGAATTCTTTAGTGAGATTATAGAGAAAAACTGTTATGAAACTTTAATTACTGCCCATCAATTAAATGATAGATTAGAGTGGTTTTTTATGCAACTAAGCCGAGGTGCTGGTATCTTAGAACTTGTCTCTTTTGAAGAGAAAACTACTTATAAAAACTATGAAATACTAAGACCTCTAATTAATACTTCAAGGGATGAGATTATAAACTATCTTGAGAAAAATTCAATCAGATATTTTGTAGATGAGAGTAATTTTGATGAGAAATATAGAAGAAACTACTTTAGGAAAAATTTCTCCAATAAATTTTTACAAGAGTTTAAATCTGGCGTTAAAAAGAGTTTTGAATATTTAGAAAAAGATATTAGCTCTTTAAATATTAGAAATGAAGCCATTTATCAAGAGAAAGAGTTGGAGATTTTTAAAAATTTAGAGGATAATAATCTAAATATAAGAGTAATTGACTTAAGTTTAAAAAGAAGAGGTTTTTTACTAACAAAAGATCAAAGAGATGAGATCTTAAAACAAAAAGAGATAGTAGTGTCTCATAAAATCTCTATTGCAATTACAGAAGATTATATCTTTATTGCACCGTATAAAATCTCAAAAATGGAAAAAGAGTTTAAGGAGAAATGCCGAATAAAAAAAATACCTAAAAATATTAGAGTTTATCTTTATGAAGAGAAAGTTGAAAAACTATTTAAAATAATTTAA
- the ruvX gene encoding Holliday junction resolvase RuvX has product MKLACIDIGLKRIGMAISLQGNIVTPLPAVLRKNRNQASNDVKKVLKEWDIDKLIIGFPSASLDMQKRVEHFTKLLDLDIPYEFQEENMSSIEAEELIKGEIKYKRDGRIDSLAAKIILERFLSK; this is encoded by the coding sequence TTGAAGCTAGCTTGCATAGATATAGGTCTTAAAAGAATAGGTATGGCAATATCTCTACAAGGCAATATTGTAACTCCTCTTCCTGCTGTTTTAAGAAAAAATAGAAATCAAGCTTCAAATGATGTAAAAAAAGTTTTAAAAGAGTGGGATATTGATAAACTAATTATTGGTTTTCCAAGTGCAAGTTTAGATATGCAAAAAAGAGTTGAACATTTTACCAAACTTCTTGATCTTGATATCCCTTATGAATTCCAAGAAGAGAATATGAGTTCAATAGAAGCAGAAGAACTAATTAAAGGTGAAATAAAATATAAAAGAGATGGAAGAATTGACTCCCTTGCTGCAAAAATTATTTTAGAAAGATTTTTAAGTAAATAA
- the serB gene encoding phosphoserine phosphatase SerB gives MKLAVFDFDSTLMDGETIDFLAKPLGLEEKVAAITEKAMAGELDFFESLVERVSLLKGLEYTKAVKICKDLPLMPGAYETVAKLKEAGYKVVCFSGGFRIGTTPAKEKLGLDADFSNILHEKNGVLTGLVGGDMMFGFSKGDMIQRVQALLGATKENTLVAGDGANDVSMFPYAAKRVAFCGREILKKEANIIVDTKDLTKILEYI, from the coding sequence ATGAAATTGGCAGTTTTTGATTTTGACTCAACGCTGATGGATGGAGAAACAATAGATTTTTTGGCTAAGCCTTTGGGTTTAGAGGAAAAAGTTGCTGCAATTACTGAAAAAGCAATGGCTGGAGAGCTGGATTTTTTTGAGTCATTAGTAGAAAGAGTATCACTTTTAAAAGGATTAGAATATACAAAAGCTGTAAAAATATGTAAAGATTTACCACTTATGCCGGGAGCTTACGAGACAGTAGCAAAACTAAAAGAGGCTGGATATAAAGTGGTTTGTTTTTCAGGAGGTTTTAGAATAGGAACTACACCAGCAAAAGAGAAACTAGGACTTGATGCAGATTTTTCAAATATTTTGCATGAAAAAAATGGAGTATTAACCGGACTTGTTGGCGGTGATATGATGTTTGGTTTTTCTAAAGGTGATATGATTCAAAGGGTACAAGCACTTTTAGGAGCAACTAAAGAGAATACTTTGGTAGCAGGAGATGGTGCTAATGACGTCTCAATGTTTCCCTATGCAGCTAAAAGAGTTGCTTTTTGCGGAAGAGAGATATTAAAAAAAGAGGCTAATATTATTGTTGATACAAAAGATTTAACAAAAATATTAGAGTATATTTAA
- a CDS encoding transaldolase, with protein sequence MSLREDINFSLWCDFIERDFLENRFIDLIEKEIIYGATSNPAIFESSISNSVAYGQQLQMLQANEPKTIYEELAITDIKRAAELLSDLYSNDSDDGFISIEVDPELCDDAKGTIEEGMRLNTIIGSENVMIKVPATKAGYEAMKELTSQGINVNATLIFSPEQAIECAKALDEGIKASNKDTKAVISVFVSRLDRMCDSELFAKGLKKGRLGIMNATKCYHEVEKFGNSNIRTLFASTGVKGNDFNGSYYVDNLIYPNSVNTAPLATIDDWLENGSKEPSEIPTLEDCNKYFRKLKDNKIDIEAVYNKLLEDGLKTFKDSFADLLRKLQKD encoded by the coding sequence ATGAGTTTAAGAGAAGATATAAATTTCTCACTTTGGTGTGATTTTATTGAGAGAGATTTTTTAGAGAATAGATTTATTGACCTAATTGAAAAAGAGATTATTTATGGTGCAACATCAAATCCAGCAATTTTTGAATCATCTATTTCAAACTCTGTTGCTTATGGGCAACAACTGCAAATGTTACAAGCAAATGAACCAAAAACAATCTATGAAGAGCTAGCAATCACCGATATTAAAAGAGCAGCAGAGCTTTTAAGTGATTTATATTCAAATGATTCTGATGATGGTTTTATCTCTATTGAAGTTGACCCAGAACTTTGTGATGATGCAAAAGGAACAATTGAAGAGGGAATGAGATTAAATACAATAATTGGTTCAGAAAATGTGATGATAAAAGTTCCTGCAACAAAAGCTGGTTATGAAGCTATGAAAGAGCTTACTTCTCAAGGAATTAATGTAAATGCTACACTGATTTTTTCTCCTGAACAAGCAATTGAGTGTGCAAAAGCTTTAGATGAAGGTATTAAAGCTTCAAATAAAGATACAAAAGCAGTAATCTCTGTGTTTGTTTCAAGACTTGACAGGATGTGTGATTCTGAACTTTTTGCAAAAGGCTTAAAAAAAGGTAGACTTGGAATTATGAATGCTACAAAGTGTTACCACGAAGTGGAGAAATTTGGAAATAGTAATATTAGAACTCTGTTTGCAAGTACAGGAGTTAAAGGAAATGATTTTAATGGAAGTTATTATGTTGATAATTTAATCTATCCAAACTCTGTAAATACTGCACCTTTAGCAACTATTGATGATTGGTTGGAAAATGGAAGTAAAGAGCCAAGTGAGATCCCAACTTTAGAAGATTGTAATAAATATTTTAGAAAATTAAAAGATAATAAAATCGATATTGAAGCTGTTTATAATAAGCTTTTAGAAGATGGTTTAAAAACATTTAAAGACTCATTTGCAGATCTACTTAGAAAACTTCAAAAAGATTAA
- the gatC gene encoding Asp-tRNA(Asn)/Glu-tRNA(Gln) amidotransferase subunit GatC produces the protein MTVDDKLIEKLAKLSSLEIADSKKENLKAELADIINFVENLNEIDVSNIEATFNTVEGGTPLREDVAKQDLELSNHILKHAPKSEDGYFIVPKIIE, from the coding sequence ATGACTGTTGATGATAAACTAATCGAGAAGTTAGCAAAACTCTCTAGTTTGGAGATTGCAGACTCAAAAAAAGAGAACCTAAAAGCTGAACTTGCTGATATTATCAACTTTGTTGAAAATCTAAATGAGATTGATGTATCAAATATTGAGGCTACATTTAATACAGTTGAGGGTGGAACACCTTTAAGAGAGGATGTGGCAAAACAAGACTTAGAACTATCAAATCATATTTTAAAACATGCTCCAAAATCTGAAGATGGCTACTTTATAGTTCCAAAAATTATCGAGTAA
- the rimO gene encoding 30S ribosomal protein S12 methylthiotransferase RimO, which yields MNFTTKKPTKSLHLVSLGCTKNLVDSEIMLGKLKDYEITNDASNADVIIVNTCGFIDSAKEESINTILTLHDERKEESVLVMAGCLSERYKDELQKELPEIDIFTGVGDYDKIDQLVNEKRSSFSDEVFLLSETNDRVITGSSYHAYVKLSEGCNQTCSFCAIPSFKGKLHSRTLESLVKEVKNLVKSGYCDFSFVSQDSSSFLRDMNIKNGLEKLIEEVEKIEGVKSARILYLYPSTTTLKLIEKIQKSKIFENYFDMPLQHISSNLLKIMKRGKGVEKLKELMDAMRKVPNSFVRTTFIVGHPGETQEDFEELCTYVKEYKFDRANVFSYSDEEGTTAYDRIDKVAQDIIDQRADILGEIISKTTKESLENEIGKEFEVYIDGESQEHEYLLSARKKSWAPDIDGEIYINDNELVDESNEALQLKFGSIYKVKVTELVGDKLLATVIK from the coding sequence ATGAATTTTACAACAAAAAAACCCACTAAATCTTTACATCTTGTAAGTCTTGGATGTACCAAAAATCTTGTTGATTCTGAAATTATGTTAGGAAAATTAAAAGATTATGAAATAACAAATGATGCTTCAAATGCTGATGTTATTATTGTAAATACCTGTGGATTTATTGATAGTGCAAAAGAGGAGAGTATAAATACTATTTTAACTTTGCATGATGAAAGAAAAGAGGAATCAGTTCTAGTAATGGCAGGCTGTCTTAGTGAAAGATACAAAGATGAACTACAAAAAGAGTTACCAGAGATTGATATCTTCACAGGTGTTGGAGATTATGACAAAATAGATCAATTAGTAAATGAAAAAAGAAGCTCTTTTTCAGATGAAGTTTTTTTATTAAGTGAGACTAATGATAGGGTAATAACTGGTTCATCTTATCATGCATATGTAAAGCTAAGTGAAGGGTGTAATCAAACCTGTTCTTTTTGTGCTATTCCTAGCTTTAAAGGAAAACTTCACTCAAGAACTTTGGAATCTTTAGTTAAAGAGGTTAAAAACCTTGTAAAAAGTGGTTATTGTGACTTCTCTTTCGTATCACAAGACTCATCTTCATTTCTTCGAGATATGAATATCAAAAACGGTTTAGAGAAACTAATAGAAGAAGTAGAAAAGATTGAAGGTGTAAAAAGTGCTAGAATTTTATACCTTTACCCATCTACAACCACTCTTAAACTAATTGAGAAGATCCAAAAATCAAAAATATTTGAAAACTATTTTGATATGCCTTTACAACATATCTCTTCTAATTTACTTAAAATTATGAAAAGAGGAAAAGGTGTAGAAAAACTAAAAGAGTTAATGGACGCAATGAGAAAAGTTCCTAATAGTTTTGTTAGAACAACTTTTATTGTAGGACATCCAGGAGAGACTCAAGAAGACTTTGAAGAACTATGCACTTATGTAAAAGAGTACAAATTTGATAGGGCAAATGTATTTTCTTATTCTGATGAAGAGGGAACAACAGCTTATGATAGAATAGACAAAGTAGCACAAGATATTATTGACCAAAGAGCTGATATTTTAGGAGAAATTATCTCTAAAACAACAAAAGAGTCTTTAGAAAATGAGATTGGAAAAGAGTTTGAAGTTTACATTGATGGAGAGAGCCAAGAGCATGAATATCTATTAAGTGCCAGAAAAAAATCTTGGGCACCTGATATTGATGGGGAAATCTATATCAATGACAATGAACTTGTGGATGAGAGCAATGAAGCTTTACAACTAAAATTTGGCTCTATTTATAAGGTAAAAGTTACAGAACTTGTTGGAGACAAACTTCTAGCTACTGTTATTAAGTAA
- a CDS encoding ABC transporter permease, with translation MKLFVKKALYLIIMLFIISLISFLAIHMAPNSFFASGQLNPNITPEAIEQLKAVYGLDKPLYVQFYFWVLAIIQLDFGISFASGVLVKNEILARIPITLTINIVSMFLIFIISLYLGIKAALNKDGKLDRGIGQLSLLSFAMPSFYLALLLVLIFAINFEILPIAGLHSVPEDGSLNYYLDFAWHLVLPIFIIVFGGIGSLTLYIRSLTIEILKSDYIFFAKARGLDNKKLLRYYILPNLYPPVITLLGLSLPGIIGGSVILETIFSIDGMGLLFYQSALSHDYPVIMGILIIGAFLTLLGNMLADLTLLKLNPNYDGK, from the coding sequence ATGAAACTATTTGTAAAAAAAGCATTATACCTTATCATTATGTTATTTATTATTAGCCTTATATCTTTTCTTGCAATACATATGGCACCAAACTCTTTTTTTGCAAGTGGACAGCTAAATCCAAATATTACACCTGAAGCAATTGAGCAATTAAAAGCTGTGTATGGTTTAGATAAACCTCTTTATGTTCAGTTTTACTTTTGGGTACTTGCAATTATCCAGCTTGATTTTGGAATCTCTTTTGCAAGTGGAGTTTTAGTAAAAAATGAAATCCTTGCAAGAATTCCTATAACACTAACTATAAATATTGTCTCAATGTTTTTAATTTTTATTATTTCACTATATTTAGGAATAAAAGCGGCACTAAATAAAGATGGCAAATTGGACAGAGGTATAGGACAACTATCACTTCTAAGTTTTGCAATGCCCTCTTTTTATCTTGCACTTTTGCTTGTTCTTATATTTGCAATAAATTTTGAAATTTTGCCAATTGCTGGACTTCATTCTGTGCCAGAGGATGGGAGTTTAAATTACTATTTGGATTTTGCATGGCATTTAGTTTTACCAATTTTTATTATTGTATTTGGAGGAATTGGAAGTTTAACTTTGTATATTAGATCTCTTACTATTGAAATACTTAAATCAGATTATATATTTTTTGCAAAAGCAAGAGGTTTAGATAATAAAAAACTTTTAAGATACTATATTTTACCAAATCTATATCCACCTGTAATTACACTTCTTGGGCTCTCACTTCCAGGAATTATTGGTGGTTCTGTTATTTTAGAAACAATCTTTTCTATTGATGGGATGGGATTACTTTTTTATCAAAGTGCCTTAAGTCACGACTATCCTGTTATTATGGGAATATTAATAATTGGAGCATTTTTAACTCTTTTAGGAAATATGCTAGCAGATTTGACACTTTTAAAACTAAACCCTAACTATGATGGAAAGTAA
- a CDS encoding arsenate reductase family protein, with protein sequence MLRIYGIKNCDSVKKALKFFKDNNIETELFDFKKQNPPCDKIKLWALDAGIDKLFNSRGTTYRTLNLKELNLDETGKIEWLCKESMLIKRPVIEYEDKVLVGFDEKLYKETFL encoded by the coding sequence ATGCTTAGAATTTATGGAATAAAAAATTGTGATAGTGTAAAAAAAGCACTAAAATTTTTTAAAGATAACAATATTGAAACAGAGCTTTTTGATTTTAAAAAGCAAAATCCCCCTTGTGATAAAATAAAACTTTGGGCTTTAGATGCTGGAATTGACAAACTCTTTAATAGTAGAGGAACCACTTATAGAACTCTAAATTTAAAAGAGCTAAACCTAGATGAAACAGGGAAAATAGAGTGGCTTTGTAAAGAATCAATGCTTATTAAAAGACCTGTTATTGAATACGAAGACAAGGTTTTAGTTGGCTTTGATGAAAAGCTTTATAAAGAGACTTTTCTTTAG
- the fliS gene encoding flagellar export chaperone FliS, with product MGIEAYQQQSAISEDPYLLILKLYEGLLKYLSFVKSAMEDGDIESKFKYINKSVAIFDELRNVLDFDGGDVAYYLDGLYLYQIETLFTAGIDDNINSVGQVMKVVQGLIEAWKEEIGL from the coding sequence ATGGGAATTGAAGCTTATCAACAACAAAGTGCGATATCAGAAGATCCATATTTATTGATATTAAAACTTTATGAAGGCTTATTAAAATATCTGTCATTTGTTAAATCTGCAATGGAAGATGGTGATATAGAATCTAAATTTAAATACATAAATAAATCCGTGGCAATATTCGATGAACTTCGAAACGTATTGGATTTTGATGGTGGAGATGTAGCTTATTATTTAGATGGATTATATCTTTATCAAATAGAAACTCTATTTACTGCAGGGATTGACGATAATATTAACTCTGTAGGTCAAGTAATGAAAGTTGTACAAGGTTTAATAGAAGCATGGAAAGAGGAAATAGGTCTATAG
- a CDS encoding flagellar basal body L-ring protein FlgH, whose translation MQIKLLFFLFVPLVFIGCVQNPEMEFTKPKEQIPREQPIVQKNKGSLYTVKGPSLFADKKDLQVGDIIQVEIDESLSSNTNNKRETSADRSTDLGAGVVTAGNGGIGKKIASTLNPLTNVGFSQTTANDNKGEVKTKLSEDFATTVSAIIQEVYQNGNYFIKARKEMLIDGQKQSLTLTGVIRPYDITSDNSVTSAQIANMQLLYEKDGEEQDVMHVPWGTRILQLFWPF comes from the coding sequence ATGCAAATTAAGCTATTATTTTTTTTATTTGTGCCTTTGGTATTTATTGGTTGTGTACAAAATCCAGAGATGGAGTTTACAAAACCAAAAGAGCAAATACCAAGAGAACAACCTATTGTTCAAAAGAATAAAGGCTCTTTATATACAGTAAAAGGACCTTCATTATTTGCAGATAAAAAAGATTTGCAAGTTGGGGATATCATTCAAGTTGAAATTGATGAATCTTTATCTTCAAATACAAATAATAAAAGAGAGACAAGTGCAGATAGATCAACTGATTTAGGTGCAGGTGTTGTAACAGCAGGAAATGGTGGAATTGGTAAAAAAATTGCTTCTACTTTAAACCCTTTAACAAATGTAGGTTTTTCTCAAACAACTGCAAATGATAATAAAGGTGAAGTAAAAACAAAACTTAGTGAAGATTTTGCAACTACTGTATCTGCAATTATTCAAGAGGTTTATCAAAATGGAAACTATTTTATAAAAGCAAGAAAAGAGATGTTAATTGATGGGCAAAAGCAGTCATTGACATTAACAGGAGTAATAAGACCTTATGATATTACCTCTGATAATTCAGTAACTTCTGCTCAAATTGCAAATATGCAACTGCTTTATGAAAAAGATGGAGAAGAACAAGATGTAATGCATGTTCCTTGGGGAACAAGAATTTTACAGTTGTTTTGGCCTTTTTAG
- a CDS encoding flagellar basal body-associated FliL family protein, whose amino-acid sequence MADENEEVTQKSSGKGLIVVLIVLVVLLFAAVGVGGYLLLSSGVLNGQQQLQNQNQTTTEKADAKDSYKASINDLVLNITNAKGREKLMKLSFAIKSTEPTIESLVEEYKPEIVDAVIAQVSSRSSEELLTVGGKALLKEELMDDINSILNEVSAENDDIQKNSIKQILFTSFVIK is encoded by the coding sequence ATGGCAGATGAAAATGAAGAAGTAACACAAAAATCTAGTGGAAAAGGATTAATAGTTGTTTTAATAGTATTAGTTGTACTACTATTTGCTGCTGTTGGTGTTGGTGGATATTTATTACTATCAAGTGGAGTTCTAAATGGACAACAACAATTACAAAACCAAAACCAAACAACAACAGAAAAGGCAGATGCTAAAGATTCATATAAAGCTAGTATAAATGATTTGGTTTTAAATATTACAAATGCAAAAGGTAGAGAAAAGTTGATGAAGCTCTCTTTTGCTATAAAAAGTACAGAACCTACAATTGAATCTCTTGTTGAAGAGTATAAACCTGAAATAGTTGATGCAGTTATAGCCCAAGTTAGTTCAAGAAGTTCAGAAGAACTTTTGACTGTTGGTGGGAAAGCTTTATTAAAAGAGGAGTTGATGGATGATATTAACTCAATTCTTAATGAAGTAAGTGCTGAGAATGATGATATTCAAAAAAATAGTATTAAACAAATCTTATTTACATCTTTTGTAATAAAATAG
- the panC gene encoding pantoate--beta-alanine ligase: MKILTTIKELQEARNEIEGSVGFVPTMGALHDGHISLIRKARAENQTVFVSIFVNPTQFLPGEDLDAYPRKEQADKKICEMCKVDYLFMPDATTMYGEDEVLIKAPSKSYILEGKTRPGHFDGVLQVVLKLFGLVQPTNAYFGKKDAQQLSLIQQMAKNLFLSVNVVPCDIVRESDGLAMSSRNIYLSKEQRRDAIAISKSLYTAAALVSKKEFDIETIKNRMMQVMENLDVEYIAFVNREFNELKQIEVGNSIILIVARFGSVRLLDNMWI, translated from the coding sequence TTGAAAATATTAACAACTATTAAAGAGCTTCAAGAGGCTCGAAATGAGATAGAAGGAAGTGTTGGTTTTGTACCAACAATGGGTGCTTTGCATGATGGACATATTTCTTTAATAAGAAAAGCTAGAGCTGAAAATCAAACAGTTTTTGTATCTATTTTTGTAAACCCAACACAATTTCTTCCAGGTGAAGATTTAGATGCATACCCTAGAAAAGAGCAAGCTGATAAAAAAATCTGTGAAATGTGTAAAGTTGATTACCTTTTTATGCCAGATGCTACAACTATGTATGGTGAAGATGAAGTATTAATTAAAGCACCAAGTAAAAGCTATATTTTGGAAGGGAAAACAAGGCCAGGACACTTTGACGGAGTTTTACAAGTTGTTCTTAAACTATTTGGTTTGGTACAACCTACAAATGCTTACTTTGGGAAAAAAGATGCACAACAACTCTCACTTATTCAACAAATGGCAAAAAATCTATTTTTATCAGTTAATGTAGTGCCTTGTGATATTGTTAGAGAAAGCGATGGCTTGGCAATGAGTTCAAGAAATATTTATCTATCAAAAGAGCAAAGAAGAGATGCAATAGCAATTTCAAAATCACTCTATACAGCTGCAGCTCTTGTTTCAAAAAAAGAGTTTGATATTGAAACTATTAAAAATAGAATGATGCAAGTTATGGAAAATCTTGATGTGGAATATATCGCATTTGTAAATAGGGAGTTTAATGAACTTAAACAAATTGAAGTAGGAAACTCTATAATTTTAATAGTTGCTAGATTTGGTTCAGTTAGGCTTTTAGATAATATGTGGATTTAG
- the acpS gene encoding holo-ACP synthase has translation MLGIDVVSINRIKNMIDKFGRRAYERFLDDEEIELIKRVETAAGFWAAKEAASKALGTGIGKECSFHDIKIKKDKNGAPKLKYTKEIRKKFKIKKSYLSITHDNDLAIAVVQNKKK, from the coding sequence ATGTTAGGTATTGATGTAGTTTCTATAAATAGAATTAAAAATATGATTGATAAGTTTGGAAGAAGAGCTTATGAGAGATTTTTAGATGACGAAGAGATAGAGTTAATTAAAAGAGTTGAGACAGCAGCTGGGTTTTGGGCAGCAAAAGAGGCAGCTAGTAAAGCTTTGGGAACAGGCATTGGAAAAGAGTGCTCTTTTCATGATATAAAGATAAAAAAAGATAAAAATGGAGCTCCTAAATTAAAGTATACAAAAGAGATAAGAAAAAAATTTAAGATTAAAAAGTCATATCTATCTATAACCCATGATAATGATTTAGCAATAGCAGTAGTTCAAAATAAAAAAAAGTAG
- a CDS encoding class II 3-deoxy-7-phosphoheptulonate synthase, with translation MNNWNPSSWRDFPIKQQPTYDDLDKLQKVEKELATYPPLIFAEEARRLKTQLANVVEGKAFLLQGGDCAESFNAFNANNIKDLFKVMMQMAVVLTFSGGCPVVKVGRIAGQFAKPRSADFEEINGVSLPSYRGDIINNMDFTVKDRVPKAKKLLKAYNQSAATLNLLRAFSRGGMADLHKVHAWNLDFVKDNTLGEKYEQLANKISESLKFMASCGITSDNTTQLRETTLYTSHEALLLNYEEALTRKDSLTGDWYDCSAHMLWIGDRTRELDGAHVEYFKGIKNPIGCKVGPSMKEDELIKLIDTLNPENEAGRLNLIVRMGHDKVADIFPNLLKRVESEGKKIVWSCDPMHGNIEKTSNGYKTRDFANILSEVKQFFQIHKAQGSVAGGIHLEMTGQNVTECTGSTSSAITAEGLASRYHTQCDPRLNADQSLELAFMIAETLKESRK, from the coding sequence ATGAATAATTGGAATCCTAGTAGTTGGAGAGATTTTCCAATAAAACAACAACCAACATATGATGATTTGGATAAATTACAAAAAGTTGAAAAAGAGTTAGCAACATATCCTCCTCTAATTTTTGCAGAAGAGGCTAGAAGATTAAAAACCCAATTGGCAAATGTAGTGGAAGGGAAAGCCTTTTTACTTCAAGGTGGAGATTGTGCTGAGTCATTTAATGCTTTTAATGCAAATAATATAAAAGATCTATTTAAAGTAATGATGCAAATGGCAGTAGTTTTAACTTTTTCAGGTGGATGTCCAGTTGTAAAAGTTGGAAGAATTGCAGGGCAATTTGCAAAACCAAGAAGTGCAGATTTTGAAGAGATAAATGGTGTATCTTTACCTTCATATAGAGGTGATATTATCAATAATATGGATTTTACAGTAAAAGATAGAGTTCCAAAAGCAAAAAAACTTTTAAAAGCATATAATCAAAGTGCAGCAACACTAAACTTACTTAGAGCTTTTTCAAGAGGTGGAATGGCAGATTTACATAAAGTACATGCTTGGAATTTAGACTTCGTAAAAGATAATACTCTTGGTGAAAAATATGAGCAATTGGCTAATAAAATCTCTGAGTCACTAAAGTTTATGGCATCTTGTGGAATTACAAGTGATAATACAACTCAGTTAAGAGAGACAACACTTTATACTTCCCATGAAGCACTTCTTTTAAACTATGAAGAGGCACTTACAAGAAAAGATTCTTTAACTGGTGATTGGTATGATTGTAGTGCACATATGCTTTGGATTGGAGATAGAACAAGAGAGCTTGATGGAGCTCATGTTGAGTACTTTAAAGGGATAAAAAATCCTATTGGATGTAAAGTTGGACCATCTATGAAAGAGGATGAACTTATTAAACTAATAGATACTTTAAATCCTGAAAATGAGGCTGGAAGACTAAATTTAATAGTTAGAATGGGACACGACAAAGTAGCAGATATTTTTCCAAATCTTCTAAAAAGAGTTGAGAGTGAAGGTAAAAAAATTGTTTGGTCATGTGATCCTATGCATGGAAATATAGAAAAGACTTCTAATGGATATAAAACAAGAGATTTTGCAAATATCTTAAGTGAAGTGAAACAATTTTTCCAAATCCATAAAGCACAAGGAAGTGTTGCAGGTGGAATTCATCTTGAGATGACAGGTCAAAATGTTACTGAGTGTACAGGAAGTACAAGTTCTGCAATAACAGCTGAAGGATTAGCTAGTAGATATCATACTCAATGTGATCCAAGATTAAATGCAGACCAATCTTTAGAGTTGGCATTTATGATAGCTGAAACACTAAAAGAATCAAGAAAATAA